The proteins below are encoded in one region of Nocardioides marmorisolisilvae:
- a CDS encoding SDR family NAD(P)-dependent oxidoreductase, with protein sequence MKPLSGKVIAVTGGARGIGAATATALTAAGASVVVGDLDLELAGRRAQEYGGLALRLDVSSQESFAGFLDSVVSEYGGLDGLVNNAGFMVIGRMHDVPLERQLAQVDVNLRGVVYGCYEASARMGRGGTIVNIASLAGRIPTPGTAVYSATKAAVLAFSESLDGELAEQGIRVTAVLPTFTNTELIAGTTPGTMMKPVEPEDVAAAVVEMFVAPKALRVVPRALTFSAANWTMTPARAKPWLRAKFGLDKVFTEPDLAARANYDKRTGG encoded by the coding sequence GTGAAGCCACTGTCGGGCAAGGTCATCGCGGTCACCGGAGGCGCCCGCGGCATCGGCGCGGCGACCGCGACGGCACTCACCGCCGCGGGAGCGTCCGTCGTCGTGGGCGACCTCGACCTCGAGCTGGCCGGTCGCCGTGCCCAGGAGTACGGCGGGCTCGCCCTGCGCCTGGACGTGTCCTCCCAGGAGTCCTTCGCCGGCTTCCTGGACTCCGTCGTCAGTGAGTACGGCGGCCTCGACGGGCTGGTCAACAATGCGGGCTTCATGGTGATCGGCCGGATGCACGACGTACCCCTCGAGCGGCAGCTCGCTCAGGTCGACGTCAACCTGCGCGGCGTCGTGTACGGCTGCTACGAGGCGTCCGCCCGGATGGGGCGCGGCGGCACGATCGTCAACATCGCCTCGCTGGCCGGACGGATCCCGACGCCCGGCACGGCCGTCTACTCCGCGACCAAGGCGGCGGTGCTGGCGTTCAGCGAGTCCCTGGACGGCGAGCTCGCCGAGCAGGGGATCCGGGTGACCGCGGTGCTGCCGACATTCACCAACACTGAGCTGATCGCAGGGACCACCCCGGGCACGATGATGAAGCCGGTCGAGCCGGAGGACGTCGCTGCAGCGGTGGTGGAGATGTTCGTCGCCCCGAAGGCGCTTCGGGTGGTGCCGCGCGCGCTGACGTTCAGTGCCGCGAACTGGACGATGACGCCCGCACGGGCCAAGCCGTGGCTGCGCGCGAAGTTCGGGCTCGACAAGGTGTTCACCGAGCCGGACCTGGCGGCGCGTGCCAACTACGACAAGCGCACCGGCGGCTGA
- a CDS encoding succinic semialdehyde dehydrogenase — translation MTAIASGVDVPPRVDARYVDSLLRWVRSSGGATARATAPFTGCPLPDVPQSTAVDVAEAAVRARVAQTEWAARPVSDRVRTMVRFAQLVLHGKDRLLDVVQWETGKSRVHAAIELLGLPAVTAQYAGTADELLADRRVRSGTPGLVRTVVGHRPKGLVGVIAPWNYPLFLAVGDVVPALLAGNAVISKADSQAPLSLLAARALADEAGLPHDLWQVVAGPGPVIGPALIDEVDHLAFTGSTATGRRLAAACGERLVSTSMELGGKNPMIVRADADLAAAVTGAVQACFSNAGQICIGIERIYVHEARFDEFVAAFARATDAVRVGAAYDYTYEMGSLTSAAQLATTRAHVDDAIAKGAHVVAGGHARPDLGPLFHEPTVLVDVDPSMTVHEEETFGPVVAVHPVVDDEDALTRANDSEYGLSASIWSTDLPAARRLAARIQAGSVNINDGYVSAIASVAAPMGGMKSSGVGRRHGPDGLLRYTEAQTIAAQRRATPYPAKPKAFLAAGAAGLSARLAAVRFRNRRSRS, via the coding sequence ATGACCGCGATCGCCTCCGGGGTGGACGTCCCGCCGCGGGTCGACGCTCGCTACGTCGACTCCCTGCTGCGATGGGTGCGGTCGTCGGGGGGCGCGACGGCCCGCGCCACGGCGCCGTTCACCGGCTGCCCGCTGCCCGACGTGCCGCAGTCGACCGCCGTCGACGTCGCCGAGGCCGCCGTCCGCGCCCGGGTCGCCCAGACCGAGTGGGCCGCGCGTCCCGTCAGCGACCGGGTCCGCACGATGGTGCGCTTCGCCCAGCTGGTGCTCCACGGCAAGGACCGACTGCTCGACGTGGTGCAGTGGGAGACCGGCAAGTCGCGGGTGCACGCGGCCATCGAGCTGCTCGGCCTTCCAGCGGTCACCGCGCAGTACGCCGGCACAGCGGACGAGCTGCTCGCCGACAGGCGCGTCCGGTCCGGGACACCGGGACTGGTGCGCACGGTCGTCGGTCACCGGCCCAAGGGCCTGGTCGGGGTGATCGCGCCGTGGAACTACCCGCTCTTCCTGGCGGTCGGGGACGTCGTCCCGGCACTGCTGGCCGGCAACGCGGTGATCAGCAAGGCGGACTCCCAGGCACCGTTGTCACTGCTGGCCGCTCGGGCGCTTGCCGACGAAGCCGGTCTGCCGCACGACCTGTGGCAGGTGGTCGCCGGCCCCGGGCCGGTGATCGGCCCCGCGCTGATCGACGAGGTCGACCACCTGGCGTTCACCGGGTCGACCGCGACGGGTCGTCGACTCGCGGCCGCGTGCGGCGAGCGGCTGGTGTCCACCTCGATGGAGCTGGGCGGCAAGAACCCGATGATCGTGCGCGCCGATGCCGACCTGGCCGCTGCCGTCACCGGGGCGGTGCAGGCGTGCTTCTCCAACGCCGGTCAGATCTGCATCGGGATCGAACGGATCTACGTCCACGAGGCGCGCTTCGACGAGTTCGTCGCAGCCTTCGCGCGGGCGACAGACGCGGTCCGTGTCGGCGCCGCCTACGACTACACCTACGAGATGGGATCGCTGACCTCTGCGGCCCAGCTCGCCACCACCCGCGCACACGTCGACGACGCGATCGCCAAGGGGGCCCACGTGGTCGCCGGCGGACACGCCCGTCCCGACCTCGGTCCGCTCTTCCACGAGCCCACCGTCCTCGTCGACGTCGATCCCTCGATGACGGTGCACGAGGAGGAGACCTTCGGGCCGGTCGTGGCGGTCCACCCGGTGGTCGACGACGAGGATGCACTCACCCGCGCCAACGACAGCGAGTACGGCCTGTCTGCGAGCATCTGGTCGACCGACCTGCCCGCCGCGCGCCGACTCGCGGCGCGCATCCAGGCCGGCTCGGTCAACATCAACGACGGGTACGTCTCGGCGATCGCCTCGGTCGCGGCGCCGATGGGCGGCATGAAGTCGAGCGGGGTCGGGCGCCGCCACGGACCCGACGGCCTGCTCCGCTACACCGAGGCGCAGACGATCGCTGCGCAGCGCCGGGCCACGCCGTACCCTGCGAAGCCGAAGGCCTTCCTCGCCGCCGGCGCTGCAGGCCTGAGCGCGCGGCTGGCCGCCGTACGCTTCCGCAACCGAAGGAGTCGCTCGTGA
- a CDS encoding oxygenase MpaB family protein has protein sequence MTTVTVDAEVAPPAGGLPLGPESLTWQLFGDLRLPLIGPRAAVLQNMLPALGQGVEEHSVWFADTAARLARSIPPIMGTLYGDDGTGAATGHRVRDFHTAIKGRLPDGTPYSALNPYTYYWAHACFVESMVVATETFIRPLSRDEKDQIIGEHVTWYHRYGVSEPRDLPRCAGRIPRTWAEFEAYFDAMLDEQLVRHRTAAYGMGYTTKGWPRPRRVRPWVWAVVRGPINAMSSSLSIGGMPPRGREILGLPWDADRERRYRRVAAVARRMQPAVRRLPARLRMHPIAARAFAREAAR, from the coding sequence ATGACGACGGTCACCGTTGATGCCGAGGTCGCGCCCCCTGCCGGAGGCCTCCCGCTCGGGCCGGAGTCGCTGACCTGGCAGCTCTTCGGTGACCTGCGGCTGCCGCTGATCGGTCCGCGCGCGGCGGTGCTGCAGAACATGCTGCCCGCGCTCGGGCAGGGGGTCGAGGAGCACTCGGTCTGGTTCGCCGACACCGCGGCCAGGCTGGCGCGCAGCATCCCGCCGATCATGGGCACGCTGTATGGCGACGACGGCACCGGAGCCGCCACGGGTCACCGGGTCCGCGACTTCCACACCGCGATCAAGGGCAGGCTGCCGGACGGTACGCCGTACAGCGCGCTCAACCCGTACACCTACTACTGGGCGCACGCCTGCTTCGTCGAGAGCATGGTGGTGGCGACCGAGACCTTCATCCGGCCGCTGAGCCGGGACGAGAAGGATCAGATCATCGGCGAGCACGTGACCTGGTACCACCGCTACGGCGTGAGCGAGCCACGTGACCTGCCGCGCTGTGCCGGTCGGATCCCGCGCACCTGGGCGGAGTTCGAGGCCTACTTCGACGCCATGCTCGACGAGCAGCTGGTGCGGCACCGGACCGCGGCGTACGGCATGGGCTACACCACCAAGGGCTGGCCGCGGCCCCGGCGGGTGCGCCCATGGGTGTGGGCCGTCGTCCGAGGACCGATCAACGCGATGAGCTCGTCGCTGTCGATCGGCGGGATGCCTCCCCGCGGCCGGGAGATCCTCGGTCTTCCCTGGGACGCGGATCGCGAGCGTCGCTACCGACGCGTGGCTGCGGTCGCCCGACGGATGCAGCCGGCGGTACGCCGACTGCCGGCCCGGCTGCGGATGCATCCGATCGCCGCACGCGCGTTCGCCCGGGAGGCGGCGCGATGA
- a CDS encoding cytochrome P450, giving the protein MADVAIPAPAREVTGPALGLVHLLRLRREPVAHSTWLRENYGDVYRMHVFGTEMYVVSGPDAFEQVFVNRDKVFASGPAWSHFIGPFFPRGLMLLDFEEHLHHRRIMQQAFGADALRRYHAIERPHIARRLAGWGNVSQPRLQRMLKDLTLDLALEVFVGVDLTDAERARINKAFIAAVRAGTSIVRRPLPGGIGPWSQGLAARRTLEEFFFAALPDKRRHGGDDLFAQLCHARDDEGNEFTDADVVNHMIFLLMAAHDTTTTTMTSMAYQLARSQEWQQRCREECLALPDPSYDDALGLTALDLVMKESLRLCAPVPSIPRMATRETTIDGYRIPAGAIVTNSPYQNHYLAEVWRDPTRFDPERFAPDRAEDKVHRTAFVPFGAGVHKCIGMYFAGVQVRAVFHELLTHYRWSVPDGYEMPIDLVALPVARDGLPVRLERLDA; this is encoded by the coding sequence ATGGCCGACGTCGCGATCCCTGCCCCGGCCCGCGAGGTCACCGGCCCGGCGCTGGGACTGGTCCACCTGCTCCGACTGCGACGCGAGCCGGTCGCCCATTCCACCTGGCTGCGCGAGAACTACGGCGACGTCTACCGGATGCACGTCTTCGGCACCGAGATGTACGTCGTCAGCGGACCGGACGCGTTCGAGCAGGTCTTCGTCAACCGGGACAAGGTCTTCGCCAGCGGTCCGGCCTGGTCGCACTTCATCGGACCGTTCTTCCCGCGCGGCCTGATGCTGCTCGACTTCGAGGAGCACCTGCACCACCGACGGATCATGCAGCAGGCGTTCGGCGCGGACGCGCTGCGCCGGTACCACGCCATCGAGCGCCCGCACATCGCCCGCCGCCTCGCCGGCTGGGGCAACGTGTCGCAGCCGAGACTCCAGCGGATGCTCAAGGACCTGACCCTCGACCTCGCACTCGAGGTGTTCGTCGGCGTCGACCTCACCGATGCCGAGCGCGCCCGGATCAACAAGGCGTTCATCGCGGCCGTGCGGGCGGGGACCTCGATCGTGCGCCGGCCGTTGCCGGGCGGCATCGGGCCGTGGTCGCAGGGGCTGGCGGCCCGCCGCACGCTCGAGGAGTTCTTCTTCGCGGCGCTGCCGGACAAGCGCCGCCACGGCGGTGACGACCTCTTCGCCCAGTTGTGCCACGCCCGCGATGATGAGGGCAACGAGTTCACCGACGCGGACGTGGTGAACCACATGATCTTCCTGCTGATGGCCGCGCACGACACCACCACCACGACGATGACCTCGATGGCCTACCAGCTGGCCCGCTCACAGGAGTGGCAACAGCGGTGCCGCGAGGAGTGTCTGGCGCTCCCGGACCCGTCGTACGACGACGCGCTGGGGCTCACCGCGCTCGACCTGGTGATGAAGGAGTCGCTGCGGCTGTGCGCGCCGGTGCCGTCGATCCCGCGGATGGCGACCCGGGAGACCACGATCGACGGCTATCGGATCCCGGCCGGCGCGATCGTCACCAACTCGCCGTACCAGAACCACTACCTGGCCGAGGTGTGGCGGGACCCGACCCGCTTCGATCCGGAGCGGTTCGCCCCCGACCGGGCCGAGGACAAGGTGCACCGGACTGCGTTCGTGCCGTTCGGGGCGGGGGTGCACAAGTGCATCGGGATGTACTTCGCCGGCGTCCAGGTGCGCGCCGTCTTCCACGAGTTGCTCACCCACTACCGGTGGTCGGTCCCCGACGGCTATGAGATGCCGATCGACCTCGTCGCCCTGCCGGTGGCCCGCGACGGTCTGCCGGTGCGGTTGGAGCGCCTCGATGCCTGA
- a CDS encoding TetR/AcrR family transcriptional regulator, which yields MPDPMPDPVLDAARGVFEQYGARRANMDDVAAAAGISRSTLYRRYPNKEELLAAVVTAELDAFFDELDRMAADLPPQEAVIECFARGLAIMRDIPVLGRLAQTEPEVISGMPDRGHMLLAQSDRVAHTLRRSGATMPDDELRMAAELLLRIATTYLLDPAGHLDLTDAHAVRDFAKRYLSPLVN from the coding sequence ATGCCTGATCCGATGCCTGACCCGGTGCTCGACGCGGCGCGCGGCGTCTTCGAGCAGTACGGCGCCCGCCGCGCCAACATGGACGACGTCGCCGCCGCGGCCGGGATCAGCCGGAGCACCCTCTACCGGCGCTATCCGAACAAGGAGGAGCTGTTGGCTGCGGTGGTCACCGCCGAGCTCGACGCCTTCTTCGACGAGCTCGACCGGATGGCCGCCGACCTGCCGCCACAGGAGGCGGTGATCGAGTGCTTCGCCCGGGGGTTGGCCATCATGCGCGACATCCCGGTGCTGGGTCGACTCGCCCAGACCGAGCCCGAGGTGATCTCCGGGATGCCCGACCGCGGCCACATGCTGCTCGCCCAGAGCGACCGGGTCGCGCACACCCTGCGCCGCTCCGGGGCCACCATGCCCGATGACGAGCTGCGGATGGCCGCCGAGCTGCTGCTCCGCATCGCCACGACGTACCTCCTCGACCCCGCCGGCCACCTCGACCTGACCGACGCGCACGCCGTGCGCGACTTCGCCAAGCGCTACCTCTCCCCCCTGGTGAACTGA